CCCTCAGGGGCCGTCTGGGTTTCCCAGCCAGCTGGGAGGCATCGGCACGGCCGTGACCTCTCCGCGGGCCCGGATCTCCCCGGCGGCCGAGATGGTGACCTGGACGAGCGCCTTGCGCCCCCGGGTCTCCCTGACGTGGGCCCGCAGCTCGAGGAGCGTGGCGGCCGGCGTGGGCTTGAGGAAGTCGACGTGGAGGGAGGCCGTCACGTAGCGCGGGAGGGGAGTGGCGTCGAGGGGGCCTCCTGCTTCGTGGGCTGCGGCGGCAGCGGCAGCCGTGGCACAGCCGTGGCAGTCGACCAACGACGCCAGGAGCCCTCCATAGAGATATCCGGGGATCCCGATGTGATACGGCCTGGGCTCGAAGGTGGCCACGCCCTCGCGGCCGTTCCAGAAACTGCGCAGGTGAAGTCCGTCTTTGTTGAGGCGGCCGCAGCCGTAGCAGCGGCTCCC
The sequence above is drawn from the Thermodesulfobacteriota bacterium genome and encodes:
- a CDS encoding PaaI family thioesterase codes for the protein MVQTQKSIQDHYSGDGSRCYGCGRLNKDGLHLRSFWNGREGVATFEPRPYHIGIPGYLYGGLLASLVDCHGCATAAAAAAAHEAGGPLDATPLPRYVTASLHVDFLKPTPAATLLELRAHVRETRGRKALVQVTISAAGEIRARGEVTAVPMPPSWLGNPDGP